The region CGCGAACGGCTCTGGTATTTCGGTCAATGGTGGCGGTTTTATCAATACGTCCAGGGCCATCCTGACCACGGGCACGCCGAACTTTGCGCCGGACGGTTCACTCTCGGGCTTTAACGTGACCGGGGGCAACATCAGCATCCAGGGCGCGGGGCTGAATGCAGGCGATACCGACCAGGTTGACCTGCTTTCCCGCGCCGTCCAGGCAAACGCCGCAATCTATGCGAAGAACCTGAACGTCGTGACCGGTGCGAACAGTATCAGTCATGACACGCTCGCTGCAACGCTTGTCGCGGGCGATGGTCCGGCGCCGGGGGTCTCCATCGACGTGAGCCAGCTTGGCGGCATGTACGCGAACAGGATCGTTCTGGTCGGCACGGAGAATGGCGTTGGTGTCTCAAATAAAGGTGTTCTCGCGGCGCAGGCAGGCGATCTGGTACTGAGCACCAATGGCCTGCTGACGCTTGCCGGACAGACCAACGCAAGCGGAAACCTGACGCTGTCCGCACGGGATGGCATCGACAACAGCGGGACAACCTACGCGCAGCAGAATGTCACAGCGAGCACGTCGGGCGGGCTCACGAATAGCGGTGTGGTGGCGGCGCAGCAGAGCACGACCGTCAAGGCGGGCAGCGTGGCATCGACGGGTACGCTCGGTGCGGGTGTGAACGGCGACGGCAGCCTTGCGCAGTCCGGCGACCTTTCCGTGACGGCTGGCGGCACACTGACCGCGACCGGGCGCAATGCGGCCGGCGGCAATGCGGCGCTGAACGGCGCGGCGGTCAATCTCGCCGGAAGCCGTACCTCGGCCAACGGTGCGCTGGCACTCACGGCCAGCAGCGGCGACCTGAACCTGTCGGGCGCAACGGTGACGGCGGGCGGCGCGCTGGACACGCGCGCCTCCGGGACGCTGGTGAACGACGGCGGTGTACTGTCGTCAGGCGGTCCGCAGACCGTCACGGCTGGCGCACTGTCCAACCGCAATGGGCAGATTGTCTCGGGCAGTACGCTCAACGTCGCGGCAACAAATGACTTGCAGAACCAGGGCGGCGCGCTGCAGTCGTCAGGCGCACTTTCCGTCAATGCCGGTTCGCTCGACAACACGGGAGGCCATGTCGCGGCGCTGGGCGCGGACGGCCTCACGCTGGCGACGGTCGGCCTGCTGAACAACGGCTCGGGCGGCACCATCGGCGGCAATGGCAACGTGACCGTGCAGGCCGGACAGATCGCAAACGCGGGTTCGATCACGGCGGTGCAGTCGCTGATCGCCAGCGCCGTGCAGACGCTGTTCAATGGCGGCACGCTGGCGGCGAACAGCAATGTCACGCTGGCCGCAGGCTCAACGCTGACGAACGCAAACACCGTCGCGGCGGGCCATCTTGCAACGCTCTCCGCTGCGACATTCGACAACAGCCACGGCAACCTCGGTGCAGACCAGCTCGCGCTGCATGCGGCGAACCTCGTTAACCACGGCGGCAGCATCACACAGACCGGCACAGGCGCGATGACCGTCGATGTAACCGGCACGCTCGACAATTCGGGCGGCACGCTGCAGACCAATAGCGACGGCCTGGCGCTCGGCCCTGGTTTGCTTATTAACGACGGCGGCACGATTCTCGACGCCGGCATGGGCACGCTGACTATTGTTCCTGCCAATGGTGCAGGTTCCTTCTCCAACGTCGGCGGCCAGATCATTACGGCGGGGCAACTCGCCGCGTGGGCCGGTAGCCTGAACAACGCGAACGGCGTGCTCGCCGCGCGAGGGAACATTGCAGCAAACATCTTAGGCGACTTGAACAACGCTCAAGGGGCGATACGCTCACTGTCGTCGCTGTCGCTTGCGACTGGCGGAGCCCTGACGAACACGAACGGACAAATACAGTCCGGCACCGGTACAGCGGGCGACGAGGGTACGCTCGGCCTTCAGGCGGCGTCCGTCGATAACACGAACGGTCTTGTCGGCAACCTCGGCACGGGAGACACGACCGTGCAAGGCGGCAGTCAGATCGTGAACACGGGCGGCGTGATGACGGGTAACGGCAACGTCGCCGTCGATGCGTCAGCGCTCGTGAACACGCAGAACGGCCAGGTGAGCGGCGCGAACGTCGCCATGCGGGCCGATGTCGTCGACAACAGCAGCGGCCAGATTGGCAACCTGACTGGCTCGAATGGCGATGTCGCGATCACGACGACCGGCGCGCTCACGAACACAAACGGACAGATTGGCGCGACCCATAACCTGTCCGTCAATGCCGCAGCGCTCACGGGCGGCGGAGCGTACAGCGCGGCCAATGACGTAGCGGTAAGCGTACAGGGCGACTTCGCGCCGACGCAGGATTTGCAGTTCGCCGCAGGTCATGACCTCAGTTTCACCCTGCCGGGCAGGTTCAACAACAGCGCGACGCTCGAAGCGGTGAACAACTTCGGCATCAATGCGGGCGATATCGCCAACAGCGGCGTGATGATGGCGGGCGGCACGCTCATGACGCACTCGAACACCCTGAGGAACACGGGTGCAATCGTTGGCGGCAGCGTCTCGCTCAATGCCACGCAGTCCATACAGAATGTCGGGCCAACCGCGCTGATCGGCGCGACGGACAGCAACGGCACGCTTGAACTGCTCGCGCAGGACATCGAGAACCGCGACGACACGACGATGACCGACACGCAGGCGACGACCGCAATTTACGGTCTTGGCAAAGTCGTATTGGCCGGTGGCAAAAACGCGGACGGCAGTTACACGAATGCGAACCTGATCCGCAACCAGTCGGGCCTGATCGAATCGGCGGGCGACATGGAACTGCACGCCGCTCAGGTGACGAATACCCGCACGACGATGACGACGACCGGGCTGAATCAGCCGGTCGATCCGGCGCTGCTGGATCAACTGGGTATCAGCCTGACCGGATGCACTGCGGTCAATATGGCCGCCTGTTCCGGTCAGAATGTGGGTTGGTCCAACGCGAACCCGACCATGATTGGCGGCGTCAATATCGAGCCGCCGCATGGGGGGCAGTGGAACAGCGGCTACCAGTACACCACCTATACGGGCGTGGCGCTGGCGAACCTGACCGCAACCATCAGCCCGCAGGCGCAGATCATTGCGGGCGGCAACCTGGACGCGTCAAAGGTGGGTCTGTTCCAGAACTACTGGAGCGCGGGTGCGGCGGTGGGCAACATCGCGGCGCCCGTCACGCTCGACCAGAACAGCTGGCAGGGCCAGAGCGCTCCCGAACTACAGGTCACGTATTCGGGCTACTACCACTACAACAACTACGACAACTCTGAGCACAACTGGACATTGCCGTTCGGCAATGCGCCGTTTGTCGGCTCGAATCCAGGCGGCTACCAGGCGGCGCCCGCCGACATCCACCATTACTCCCTGCCGGGCTACGAAGCGAGCTTTGTCGCGGGCGGCACGCTGTCGGGTACGGGCATCAGCATCGACAACACGGCGGGCAACGCGGGGATTCCGTCTATCGGTCTTGCCGCTGGGCAGTCGCTCACGGGCGTCAATGCGGGCGCGGTCAGCGGCAGCGCGGCCCGGATCGATCCGGTCATGACCAGTGCGACGGCGGTCAACGTCCTGAGCAACCTGACCGTCCCGCAGGGCGGCCTGTTCAAGCCGGCTACGTCACCGGGTGCCGGTTATCTGATCGAAACGAATCCGGCCTTCACGAACCAGAAATCGTTCATTTCGAGCGACTACTACCTGCAACAACTTGGCCTGAATCCGCAGGCGACGGAGAAGCGTCTCGGCGACGGTTTCTACGAGCAGCAGCTCGTGCGCAACCAGGTTACGTCGCTGACGGGCAAGGCCGTACTCGGTCCGTACACCGACCTCCAGTCGATGTACCAGTCGCTGCTTGCCGCAGGCGCATCGCTCTCGCAGTCGCTGAACCTGCCGCTCGGCATGAGCCTGTCGCCTGAGCAGGTGGCGGTGCTCACCAGCAACGTCATCATCATGCAGACCGAAGTGGTTGACGGCCAGTCCGTGCTCGTGCCGGTCGTCTATCTTGCGAAGGTGAGCCAGCAGAACATGAACGGCCCGCTGCTCGCCGCGACCGACATTGACATTCAGAACGCGCAGACCTTGACCAACAGCGGCACGGTGCAGGCAGGCAATACGTTGTCGATCCAGGGCAACCAGATCAACAACGCATTCGGCTCGCTGCAAAGCGGTGGCCTGATGTCGCTGACGACGAAGGGCAATGTTGATCTGACCTCGGCGACGGTGAATGCGGGAAGCCTCGCGTTGAACGCGGGCGGCGACTTGCTGCTGAATACGGTGGTGAAGACCGTCGAACAGGTTAGCGCAACAGGTGCCACACGCACCACAACCGCGCTCGGCCCCATTGCGAACCTGAACGTGACAGGTGACGCGCTCATCGTGACCGGCGGCAATGTCGAGCAGAATGCGGGCAACCTGAACGTGGGTGGCAACCTCGGCATGGCCGTGGGTGGTAACTATGACCTGGGTTCGGTGCAGACCGGCGAACACAAGATCGTGGCGGGCGCCAACGGCGTCTCGAATACCAACGCCAATCAGACGACCGGCAGTTCGTTGAACGTCGGTGGCGTTTTGCAGATCGGCGTGGGCGGCGACCTGACGGCCACGGGCGCGGACCTGAATCTGGCTGGCGGCGGCACGCTCGCAGCGAATGGCAACGTCACGCTGCAAGCGGCGAAAGCTACCTCCACCACCGACAGCAATAGCTCGGGTAGCGACAGTCACGGCAGCTACTCAGAATCACTGCGCCGGTCCGACGATACGCTCACGGCGACAACGCTCAATGCCGGCAATTCGCTGACCGTGGCGTCAGGCAAGGACATCAACGTCACTGGCAGCGCGATCAGTCTCGACAAGGGAATGGCGACGCTGGCGGCAACGGGTAACGTCAAGATCGGCGCAACGACAGAAACGCATGTCGATAACTCGCAGGAACAGCACAGGCACAGCAATGTCGTGAGCGGCCAGGAAGTGTCGAGTTCGCATGACACCACGACGACGCTTTCGCAGGGCAGCATGGTTTCCGCCGATGCCGTGACCATCGCGAGCGGCAAGGATATCAATGTCACGGGCAGCACCATCGTTGGCACGAACGACGTTGCGCTCAGTGCCGCGCATGACGTGAACATCACCACGTCACAGGACACCATGCAGTCCTCCAGCAGCTATCAGGAGAAGCGCACGGGCCTTGGAACGAGCGGGTTGACTGTCACAGTTGGCACCAACAAGCTCTCGACCACCGACCAGGAGTCGAGCGTCACGAACAACGCGAGCACGGTCGGTTCGATCAACGGCAATCTCTCGATCCAGGCGGGCAATACGCTGCACGTCACGGGCAGCGATCTTGTCGCGGGCCAGAACGTAACGGGCATCGCAGCCAATGTGATTATCGACGCGGCGGCGGACACCTCGCATCAGGCGCAGACGCAGAAGACGAGCAGCAGCGGCCTCACGATCGGCCTCGCGGGGTCGGTGGGCGACGCGATCAACAATGCGTATTCGGAATCCCAGGCGGCCAGCCGGTCGGCCGGCAGTGGCAATGACCGGGCGGCGACGCTGCACAGCATCGCGGCGGCGGGTGACGTTGCGCTGACGGGCATGGGCGCGAAGACGCTGGCCGATGGGGGCAAGCCCGACATCGGTATCAAGGTCAGCATTGGTTCGAGCAAGAGCCAGAGCCAGTCGTCTGAGGACCAGGCAACTCAGCGTGGCTCCAATGTGCAGGCAGGCGGCATGGCGGCGTTCGTCGCGACGAATGGCGACATGACTATCGCCGGGTCGAACGTGAGCGCGAATGATGTCGTATTGGCTGCGAAGAACCAGGTGAACGTCATCAACACGACAGACACCGATTCGACGCGTAGCTCGAACAGTTCGAGCAGCGCAAGCATTGGCGTGCAGTACACGCTTGGCGGCGGCTTTGGCGTCTCGGCGGCGATGGCGAACGCGCATGGCGATGCGAACAGTGACGCGTCGATCCAGAATGCCTCGCATGTCACGGGCGCGAATAGCGTTACGGTGATCTCGGGCGGCGATACGAACATCATCGGCTCGCAGATTGCGGGCAAACAGGTCACGGCTGACGTTGGCGGCAACCTGAACATCACGAGTGTGCAGGACGTGACGAACAGCGCGGCGCATCAGAGCAGCGCGGGTGGCGGCTTCACGATCAGCCAGGGCGGCGGAAGCGCAAGCTTCAGCGCACAGAACGGCCAAGCGGACTCGAATTATGCGGGCGTCAATGAGCAGGCCGGGATCAATGCGGGCGATGGCGGCTTCAACGTCAACGTCAAGGGTAATACGGATCTCACTGGCGCGGTGATTTCGAGCACGGCGGACGCCTCGAAAAACAGGCTGACGACCGGGACACTCACGTATAGCGACGTTCAGAACCAGTCACATTACGACGCCAACAGCAACGGTATCAGCGCGGGTGTGGGCGTTGGTGTAACAGGAAAAGCGACCGGCCCCGGCTCGGTCAGCGGTCAGCCTGGCGTCTCGCCGATGATTTCGCAGAACGACAGCGGCGATTCGAGCGCGACGACGCGTAGCGCCATCAGCGCGGGCACGATCACTATCACTGACGGCGAGCATCAGACTCAGGACGTTGCGAGCCTGAGTCGCGACGCGACGGACACGAACGGCACGGTTGCGAAAACGCCGGATGTGAACGATATCCTCAATCAGCAGGCTGACACGGTGCAGGCCGCCCAGGCGGCAGGACAGACGGTGTCGCAAGGTATCGGTGCGTATGCGGATATAAAGCGCGACGACGCGGTTACCGCGCTCCAGGCCGCGAAGGATCGGGGCGATACCGAAGGCATGGCGGCCGCGCTGGCTGACTACAACAACTGGCGCGAAGGCGGTGATTCGCGTGCAGAACTCCACGCGGCGGGTGGCGCGCTGATCGGTGGACTTGGCGGCGGTAGCGCGTTCAGCACGATTGGCGGCGCTGCCGGTGCGGGTTTGTCCTCCCTTCTTGCGCCGCAGACGAAGGAACTCAGCGACGCTGTTGCGGGTGCGACCGGCTCGGCGCTGATTGGGAACCTGGCCGGGAACATCGCGTCGGGGATCGGTGGTGCAGTCATTGGCGGGACGGCGGGTGCGGCAGGCGCGTCGAACGTGAACCTCTACAATCAGGGCAACAATAAGGACGAGGACAAGGCTCGTCGTCTTGTCGAACAGGCAATTGGGGTGCCCCCTGGCACGACGCAGGGACGGTCGATTGGAAATCTGGTCGACCAGTTTATCGGGATGGTAAAGAGCGGCGCTGCTGCGAAGATGTCAGAGTCTCCAACTGACCTGATGGCGCAGGGCGCGGCGAACGGCATCAATGCCGTCATCGGCGCTAAGGGTGGCGAGCCGCCGACGGCGAGCCCGGGACTGGTGCTGGTGGACTCTGCGACCAAAGGCGTGGCGAACGCTGGGATCGGGACGCCGGGGTACGTGCCCAGCAATGCAACGATCAATAACGGGAACAACGATTCAACTTCCAATGCATCAAACGAAGGTAGCAACAGCGGCAATACAGGCTTTGACACGTCTAATCTAGAGGGCAAGTTAAAAGACTATTTGTTGAACCCAGACCACTCGCAGAACCAGTCCAAAGCAAATTGGTTTAATCAGGCTTTAGGCTTCGATCAAACCAGCTGGCAAGATCTTGCTTCCCAGGTGCGCTTCGACCCGGCAACCGCTGTACCAACAAAGACGGGTCAATACGGACAGACCTACGAGCAGGTTATTTCAATCACCGGTCCAAATGGAAAGACGATTGATACAACGTTTGTCTTTATGAAGGACAATTCAGGAACGGTCAGATTGGTAACGGGAATTCCTGCAAAAAAATGAGCGCAATGAAAGAAAACGATACCTTCCAGCTATCTAGACCGGTTGAGGCAGAACTGATCGGTGAGCATACTGCGGTAACTTTGCCGACCGGGACGACTGTTGCCGTTGTTCTAGTCTTCGGTGATCCTACATCTCCCGAAGCATACGAGATCGAAGCGTATTTACCTGAAACTGACAGGTATGCGCTTGCCACGATTGCGGCAAGAGATATTTGACAGATAACTCGTCAATTTGCAGCAACCCCGGTCGTGGCCGGGTGCGCCTCACTCAGCCGCATACCGAGCGATAAACAGATTCAAGAACCAATCTAGCAATGAAAATTCGAAAGAGGCTGGCGGCGCTGCCGCTCACAGCCCTGGTATCGCTCGCGTCGAACGCGCAGCATGCGCCGACGCCAGCCGATGAAGCCGCCGCCGCACGGGCCAACGCCGAGCAGAACCAGCAGATCCAGCAGCAGCGCGACGCACAGCAGCGTGACGCAACCGTGCAGGCTCCCGCCGTGCGTTCGACGCTGCCAGAAATCGAGGGCTACCCATTGTTGCCGGTCGAGACACCATGCTTCCGCATCGGCAAATTCGCGCTTGATGTCCCGACAACCCTGCCCGATGCGGTGCGCAGCAAGGGAGCGTCAGCCCTATCACTGGACCCGTTCGCCTTCGCGCGCGAATGGCTCGATCACTACAGGGGCCAGTGCGTAGGCAAGTCCTGCATTGACACGCTGACCAAGGGGCTGCAGCAGGCGATCCTGAGCCGTGGATACGTGACCACCCGCGTGCTCGTCCCGCAGCAGGACCTGTCCAGCGGCACGCTGGCATTCGCGCTCGTTCCTGGCATCGTGCACCAGCTCCGCTTTGCCGATCCTGCCACGCGCGGCACCCTGAAATCCGCATTCCCCGCCCGCGACGGCGACCTGCTGGACCTGCGCGATCTTGAGCAGGGGCTGGAGCAGATGAAGCGCGTGGCGTCGCAGGACGTGGACATGAAGATCGAGCCGACGGACACGCCGGGCGAGAGCGATGTCGTCGTGAGCGTGAAGCGCTCGAAGCCGTGGAGCTTCATCACGTCCGTCGATAACTCGGGCACGGATGCCACCGGCAAGTGGCAGGGCAACGTGAGCCTCGGCATCGACAGTCCGCTGGGACTGAACGACATACTCACAGTCGGCGCAAATCAGGACTTGTCGTTCGGCAACAAGTCGCTCGGCTCGCACGGTTTCAACGGTTCGTACTCGCTCCCATGGGGTTACTGGACGGCCACGCTGTCCGGCAACACGAACACGTACTACCAGAACATTGCGGGCGTGAACCAGACGTTCGTGTCCAGCGGCAACTCGCAGACAGCGGCACTCAGGCTCGCGCGTGTACTAAGCCGCAGCCAAAGCGACGTGTTTGGCGTGGAGTTCCAGATATCGAAACGCTTCGGCGAGAGCTTCATTAACGACATCGACATACCGCAGCAGCGGCGCAACAACACGTTCATCGAAGCGGGCCTGACCGACCGCCACTACGTCGGCGCGGTGCAGTTTGACGGCACACTGGCGTATCGTCAGGGCATCGGCGGACTGGGCGCGACGGCTGACCCGTATCCCGATGGCCCCACGTACCGCTACCACATGACCGTGCTCGACGCGAACCTGTCGATCCCGTTCGCCGTCGCCCAACAGAACTTCCGCTACGTGACGACCGTTCACGCACAGTTCACCAACGACACGCTGTTCTATCTGGACGACCTCACCATCGGCAGCCGTTACACAGTGCGCGGCTTCGACGGTGAAACCATGCTGGCGGCAGAGAAAGGTTTCTACTGGCGCAACGAATTGCAGTGGCCTATCGGACAGACGGGACAGGCGCTGTACGCCGGGATCGACTATGGCCGCGTGTTCGGACCGAACACGACGTTTCTGGCCGGAACACAACTGGCGGGCGCGGTGATCGGCATCCGCGGTGGTCTGCCTTCGCGCTTTGTCGGTATCTCCTACGACCTGTTCGCCGGGACGCCGGTCTACAAACCCAGCGGCTTCCCGACATCGCGCGTGACGGTCGGCGTGCAGGCCACGGCGCAGTTCTAGCGTGCAGTGGGGGAATGGATGTTTGAAGGCGCGAGGGGAAAGAAATCTCCCCGACACGCCGCCCGGAAAGCCTTATTCGGCGGGGCTGTTTATCACAGGGTGTGATTTGTCCACACCATTGCGAGCAGATTCCGTTGATAACTTTCCCATGCACGGCGCCACGGCCAAATGAGTGATTTCAACCAATATGGCGGGTGTATGCTCAAAGCGACTGCTTGTCGATGACAGCACCCCACCACGCCGGATTTTGGCCGTGGCTCTTTCAGGATCAAACCGTGCCGGGCGCTCAGCGCCTGTTGCGGCAGCGGGTTTTACCGGCGTGAACGCGATGCTCAGGACGAACCCAGTTGCATCGATCGGCCTGTCAGATGACTGAGCCCACGCGTTTCACGGTGCGTCACCTCAGCGTCTACCGTTATTCGGAACCCGTGCGGTTCG is a window of Paraburkholderia phytofirmans OLGA172 DNA encoding:
- a CDS encoding hemagglutinin repeat-containing protein, which codes for MNRKTYRLVYSRLRGMLVAAAATGKQAGEITVSSRKSQGVIFSLRQIAFAALALIGALPSLSGAQIVPGGAHAPSVVQTQNGLDQVNINRPSGTGVSMNTYGRFDVQPKGAILNNSPTIVQTQQAGMINGNPNFGPGQSARVIVNQVNSSAASQINGHLEVAGQRAEVVIANGSGISVNGGGFINTSRAILTTGTPNFAPDGSLSGFNVTGGNISIQGAGLNAGDTDQVDLLSRAVQANAAIYAKNLNVVTGANSISHDTLAATLVAGDGPAPGVSIDVSQLGGMYANRIVLVGTENGVGVSNKGVLAAQAGDLVLSTNGLLTLAGQTNASGNLTLSARDGIDNSGTTYAQQNVTASTSGGLTNSGVVAAQQSTTVKAGSVASTGTLGAGVNGDGSLAQSGDLSVTAGGTLTATGRNAAGGNAALNGAAVNLAGSRTSANGALALTASSGDLNLSGATVTAGGALDTRASGTLVNDGGVLSSGGPQTVTAGALSNRNGQIVSGSTLNVAATNDLQNQGGALQSSGALSVNAGSLDNTGGHVAALGADGLTLATVGLLNNGSGGTIGGNGNVTVQAGQIANAGSITAVQSLIASAVQTLFNGGTLAANSNVTLAAGSTLTNANTVAAGHLATLSAATFDNSHGNLGADQLALHAANLVNHGGSITQTGTGAMTVDVTGTLDNSGGTLQTNSDGLALGPGLLINDGGTILDAGMGTLTIVPANGAGSFSNVGGQIITAGQLAAWAGSLNNANGVLAARGNIAANILGDLNNAQGAIRSLSSLSLATGGALTNTNGQIQSGTGTAGDEGTLGLQAASVDNTNGLVGNLGTGDTTVQGGSQIVNTGGVMTGNGNVAVDASALVNTQNGQVSGANVAMRADVVDNSSGQIGNLTGSNGDVAITTTGALTNTNGQIGATHNLSVNAAALTGGGAYSAANDVAVSVQGDFAPTQDLQFAAGHDLSFTLPGRFNNSATLEAVNNFGINAGDIANSGVMMAGGTLMTHSNTLRNTGAIVGGSVSLNATQSIQNVGPTALIGATDSNGTLELLAQDIENRDDTTMTDTQATTAIYGLGKVVLAGGKNADGSYTNANLIRNQSGLIESAGDMELHAAQVTNTRTTMTTTGLNQPVDPALLDQLGISLTGCTAVNMAACSGQNVGWSNANPTMIGGVNIEPPHGGQWNSGYQYTTYTGVALANLTATISPQAQIIAGGNLDASKVGLFQNYWSAGAAVGNIAAPVTLDQNSWQGQSAPELQVTYSGYYHYNNYDNSEHNWTLPFGNAPFVGSNPGGYQAAPADIHHYSLPGYEASFVAGGTLSGTGISIDNTAGNAGIPSIGLAAGQSLTGVNAGAVSGSAARIDPVMTSATAVNVLSNLTVPQGGLFKPATSPGAGYLIETNPAFTNQKSFISSDYYLQQLGLNPQATEKRLGDGFYEQQLVRNQVTSLTGKAVLGPYTDLQSMYQSLLAAGASLSQSLNLPLGMSLSPEQVAVLTSNVIIMQTEVVDGQSVLVPVVYLAKVSQQNMNGPLLAATDIDIQNAQTLTNSGTVQAGNTLSIQGNQINNAFGSLQSGGLMSLTTKGNVDLTSATVNAGSLALNAGGDLLLNTVVKTVEQVSATGATRTTTALGPIANLNVTGDALIVTGGNVEQNAGNLNVGGNLGMAVGGNYDLGSVQTGEHKIVAGANGVSNTNANQTTGSSLNVGGVLQIGVGGDLTATGADLNLAGGGTLAANGNVTLQAAKATSTTDSNSSGSDSHGSYSESLRRSDDTLTATTLNAGNSLTVASGKDINVTGSAISLDKGMATLAATGNVKIGATTETHVDNSQEQHRHSNVVSGQEVSSSHDTTTTLSQGSMVSADAVTIASGKDINVTGSTIVGTNDVALSAAHDVNITTSQDTMQSSSSYQEKRTGLGTSGLTVTVGTNKLSTTDQESSVTNNASTVGSINGNLSIQAGNTLHVTGSDLVAGQNVTGIAANVIIDAAADTSHQAQTQKTSSSGLTIGLAGSVGDAINNAYSESQAASRSAGSGNDRAATLHSIAAAGDVALTGMGAKTLADGGKPDIGIKVSIGSSKSQSQSSEDQATQRGSNVQAGGMAAFVATNGDMTIAGSNVSANDVVLAAKNQVNVINTTDTDSTRSSNSSSSASIGVQYTLGGGFGVSAAMANAHGDANSDASIQNASHVTGANSVTVISGGDTNIIGSQIAGKQVTADVGGNLNITSVQDVTNSAAHQSSAGGGFTISQGGGSASFSAQNGQADSNYAGVNEQAGINAGDGGFNVNVKGNTDLTGAVISSTADASKNRLTTGTLTYSDVQNQSHYDANSNGISAGVGVGVTGKATGPGSVSGQPGVSPMISQNDSGDSSATTRSAISAGTITITDGEHQTQDVASLSRDATDTNGTVAKTPDVNDILNQQADTVQAAQAAGQTVSQGIGAYADIKRDDAVTALQAAKDRGDTEGMAAALADYNNWREGGDSRAELHAAGGALIGGLGGGSAFSTIGGAAGAGLSSLLAPQTKELSDAVAGATGSALIGNLAGNIASGIGGAVIGGTAGAAGASNVNLYNQGNNKDEDKARRLVEQAIGVPPGTTQGRSIGNLVDQFIGMVKSGAAAKMSESPTDLMAQGAANGINAVIGAKGGEPPTASPGLVLVDSATKGVANAGIGTPGYVPSNATINNGNNDSTSNASNEGSNSGNTGFDTSNLEGKLKDYLLNPDHSQNQSKANWFNQALGFDQTSWQDLASQVRFDPATAVPTKTGQYGQTYEQVISITGPNGKTIDTTFVFMKDNSGTVRLVTGIPAKK
- a CDS encoding ShlB/FhaC/HecB family hemolysin secretion/activation protein, producing MKIRKRLAALPLTALVSLASNAQHAPTPADEAAAARANAEQNQQIQQQRDAQQRDATVQAPAVRSTLPEIEGYPLLPVETPCFRIGKFALDVPTTLPDAVRSKGASALSLDPFAFAREWLDHYRGQCVGKSCIDTLTKGLQQAILSRGYVTTRVLVPQQDLSSGTLAFALVPGIVHQLRFADPATRGTLKSAFPARDGDLLDLRDLEQGLEQMKRVASQDVDMKIEPTDTPGESDVVVSVKRSKPWSFITSVDNSGTDATGKWQGNVSLGIDSPLGLNDILTVGANQDLSFGNKSLGSHGFNGSYSLPWGYWTATLSGNTNTYYQNIAGVNQTFVSSGNSQTAALRLARVLSRSQSDVFGVEFQISKRFGESFINDIDIPQQRRNNTFIEAGLTDRHYVGAVQFDGTLAYRQGIGGLGATADPYPDGPTYRYHMTVLDANLSIPFAVAQQNFRYVTTVHAQFTNDTLFYLDDLTIGSRYTVRGFDGETMLAAEKGFYWRNELQWPIGQTGQALYAGIDYGRVFGPNTTFLAGTQLAGAVIGIRGGLPSRFVGISYDLFAGTPVYKPSGFPTSRVTVGVQATAQF